A single Ignavibacteriales bacterium DNA region contains:
- a CDS encoding HAMP domain-containing protein: protein MNLSWQKKLFIFAILTSIIPLFISGYVMISMTDEELKSSTNNELISTTGAVAGELNNLLLNTWLAPLEIVKSGLENPSLGPAEKEALLNSIVKNVEGFVYTGVYFEMSPGDFQNALSAFKPSSNTAISVNTPEYRGAIGGVPEDIVKMLEKKSESGMAYILSDPRYNQNIQTWLMECIVDIKISGAPRGILIARINLNDFFARLRNNPFNKTGKLYIINGEGENIASEGKENLSQLKIVQDIKTLIAQKLRSNGVTSYETPDGQVKVASFSFPENLDWVVFAEKDEDVAYATVDKMTFTLWVLVALGLFVGIGGALVSGGVISQPIRKLRNIAETISSGNFDVEVEYKANDAIGTLGNTLVSMAHSLKESFKKIALQNKELEEYSKTLEIKVEERTIELKDKNTELEKTLIQLKETQAQLVMQQKLASLGALTAGIAHEIKNPLNFVNNFAKLTTGLVDELHEEIDRVKTDPAKIDAGYLEEIFGDIKTNVTKIGEHGARADNIVKGMLEHSRGDTGEFQMTDLNGLLAESLDNGYNAVKNNRSGFLCELKKTFDSSIEKININPQTFSRVMVNIFENAFYAMFKKGEAKGSGYKPELELITKKSGEEVEIRIKDNGTGIPQSVIDKVFEPFFTTKPTGEGTGLGLSLSYDIITQIHKGKLSVASVEGESTEFIITIPVS from the coding sequence ATGAATCTTTCCTGGCAGAAGAAGTTATTTATTTTCGCTATTCTTACTTCCATTATTCCTCTGTTCATTTCAGGTTATGTCATGATTTCCATGACTGATGAAGAACTTAAGAGCAGTACGAATAATGAACTGATATCTACTACAGGTGCGGTAGCAGGAGAGCTAAATAATCTGCTGCTGAATACCTGGCTGGCTCCGCTTGAAATCGTAAAATCCGGTCTGGAAAATCCTTCCTTAGGTCCTGCAGAAAAAGAGGCATTACTTAATTCGATTGTTAAGAATGTGGAAGGATTTGTTTATACCGGAGTCTATTTTGAGATGAGTCCCGGTGATTTCCAGAATGCACTCTCCGCATTTAAGCCGTCCTCAAATACTGCCATTTCGGTAAATACTCCGGAATACAGAGGAGCGATTGGCGGAGTCCCTGAAGATATCGTCAAAATGCTTGAGAAGAAATCTGAGAGCGGAATGGCATATATTCTCAGTGATCCGCGTTACAATCAGAATATACAGACATGGCTGATGGAGTGTATCGTTGATATTAAAATAAGCGGTGCACCGAGAGGTATTCTTATTGCCAGAATTAATCTGAACGATTTTTTTGCCAGACTGCGTAATAACCCATTTAACAAAACAGGGAAACTGTATATCATCAACGGGGAGGGTGAAAATATAGCATCTGAGGGAAAAGAAAACCTGTCTCAGTTAAAAATTGTTCAGGATATTAAAACCCTGATTGCGCAAAAACTCAGATCCAACGGTGTTACAAGTTATGAAACGCCGGACGGGCAGGTTAAAGTTGCCAGTTTTTCTTTCCCTGAAAACCTTGACTGGGTGGTATTCGCGGAAAAGGATGAGGATGTTGCATACGCTACAGTTGATAAAATGACCTTCACGCTGTGGGTACTGGTTGCTCTTGGTCTTTTTGTTGGTATCGGAGGAGCACTCGTTTCAGGAGGCGTTATCAGTCAGCCAATCAGAAAACTTCGCAATATTGCGGAGACAATATCATCAGGTAATTTTGATGTTGAGGTTGAGTATAAGGCAAATGATGCAATTGGAACTCTGGGTAATACGCTGGTTTCGATGGCACACTCACTTAAAGAAAGCTTTAAGAAGATAGCCCTCCAGAATAAGGAACTTGAAGAATACAGTAAAACACTTGAAATTAAAGTCGAAGAGAGAACGATTGAGTTAAAAGATAAAAACACTGAACTCGAAAAAACTCTTATACAGTTAAAAGAAACGCAGGCACAACTTGTAATGCAGCAGAAACTTGCATCACTTGGTGCACTGACCGCCGGTATCGCTCATGAAATTAAAAACCCGCTGAACTTTGTTAATAACTTTGCAAAACTCACAACAGGCCTGGTGGATGAACTTCATGAAGAAATTGACCGGGTAAAAACCGATCCCGCTAAAATTGATGCAGGATATCTTGAAGAAATCTTTGGTGATATTAAAACTAATGTCACCAAGATAGGTGAACATGGTGCGCGTGCAGATAATATCGTAAAAGGAATGCTTGAGCACTCCAGAGGAGATACAGGTGAATTCCAGATGACTGATCTGAACGGGCTTCTTGCCGAGTCGCTTGATAACGGTTATAATGCAGTTAAAAATAACCGCTCTGGTTTCTTATGTGAATTAAAGAAGACTTTTGATTCTTCCATTGAGAAGATAAATATCAATCCTCAGACTTTCAGCCGGGTAATGGTTAATATTTTTGAAAATGCATTTTATGCAATGTTCAAAAAAGGTGAGGCGAAAGGATCAGGTTATAAACCCGAACTTGAACTGATTACAAAAAAATCAGGTGAGGAGGTTGAAATCAGGATTAAGGATAATGGTACCGGTATTCCTCAGAGTGTAATTGATAAAGTGTTTGAACCATTTTTCACTACAAAGCCGACTGGTGAAGGCACCGGACTTGGACTGTCTCTCAGTTATGATATTATAACACAGATTCATAAAGGCAAGTTGTCAGTTGCTTCAGTTGAAGGCGAATCTACAGAATTTATTATTACGATTCCTGTTTCTTAA
- a CDS encoding FecR domain-containing protein: MIKQIFFVLMIFHGVLLFGQSEIKVVVKSGETVRDIAREHLKDPDLWEEILRSNNLKSPEQVKPGMTLVIPVESILKAKNQISKALKAINDATEAGAKTFAAQSINTAIELYNEALAERKAGNWKKSFDKAVLAEKQAGEAKKLAESKSKTTSDATVASGKGKIESKKPADPLWKDAPVRSKLFENDRLRTLSNSFAEILFQDNSKIKLSENSQLVIQKARVDLLQNKSESEVKLEKGNAFAFLSGKSPKKDFKVSVPGAETEVNSKAFFLKKEEKSTKIANYDGEIALKGKGKSVVVKENQGSTVSDNGSVSDPKNLLPSPGIKFPENNAKYLADTISFAWNPVTGARRYWFQLATDKDFNNPVFTSKTLTVTSYKLTLEPGVYYWQVSAEDADGFPGPYTKPSVLFVESKTTYAYLTIQSPQNETVTDKDEILVTGATDLANTIEINSNKVDVDPNTGSFSLPVKLTKGNNSIVVKAVNPNGGENSVTLRIKYEVDSVIALQFDPSLLKDMSGSYIIPSSEFVLRGTTNASAQVLLRSTVQNYHLKTFSNENGEFTFTLQKFTRADSFYTTIVSRSGHRSVFADRFVLDDVQPVITLSSEPPQFTNKKMLEITGSCNNVRTIEVASGEAVINGETFSYRTELRPGQNQIDLTAVAPNGRTMVIRRNIYLDLEAPVLGAYNMTPLKVPADRYITVTIAATDISGLKRTAKLIYSAGEDVFSETLLYNDAAGMYQGRFLVRAKTNTDLILRSVLLEDYFGNFKEYKLK; the protein is encoded by the coding sequence ATGATTAAACAAATATTTTTTGTGTTAATGATTTTTCATGGGGTGCTTCTTTTCGGACAGTCCGAAATTAAAGTTGTGGTGAAATCAGGGGAGACCGTGCGAGATATAGCGCGGGAACATCTTAAAGATCCGGATCTTTGGGAAGAGATTCTCAGAAGCAACAATCTGAAATCTCCGGAGCAGGTGAAACCGGGAATGACTCTGGTGATTCCGGTTGAATCCATCCTGAAAGCGAAAAATCAGATTTCTAAAGCGCTTAAAGCAATCAATGACGCAACCGAAGCCGGAGCAAAAACATTTGCTGCACAAAGCATTAATACGGCTATTGAACTCTATAATGAGGCTCTGGCTGAGCGAAAAGCCGGTAACTGGAAAAAGAGTTTCGATAAAGCAGTGCTTGCTGAGAAGCAGGCCGGAGAGGCTAAAAAACTTGCTGAATCAAAAAGCAAAACAACATCAGACGCGACCGTTGCCAGCGGAAAAGGAAAGATTGAATCCAAGAAACCCGCAGATCCGTTGTGGAAAGATGCCCCTGTGCGCTCAAAACTTTTTGAGAATGACCGTCTGAGAACTCTTTCAAATTCATTTGCCGAGATTCTCTTTCAGGATAACAGTAAGATAAAACTGAGCGAAAACTCACAGCTGGTGATACAGAAAGCAAGAGTTGATCTGCTTCAGAATAAATCTGAGTCTGAAGTGAAACTCGAAAAAGGAAATGCATTTGCATTCCTTTCCGGTAAATCACCTAAAAAAGATTTCAAGGTATCAGTTCCGGGTGCGGAAACTGAGGTAAATTCCAAGGCATTTTTTCTGAAAAAAGAAGAGAAATCAACAAAGATTGCCAACTATGATGGTGAGATCGCACTGAAAGGCAAGGGTAAATCAGTTGTTGTTAAAGAAAATCAGGGTTCTACGGTTAGTGATAATGGTAGTGTCTCGGATCCAAAGAACCTGCTTCCGTCACCAGGTATAAAATTCCCGGAGAATAATGCCAAGTATCTTGCTGATACAATCTCGTTTGCATGGAATCCCGTAACCGGTGCAAGAAGATACTGGTTTCAGTTAGCAACTGATAAGGATTTTAATAATCCTGTTTTTACATCTAAAACTCTGACGGTTACTTCCTATAAACTGACGCTTGAGCCGGGTGTCTATTATTGGCAGGTGTCCGCAGAGGATGCCGATGGTTTTCCAGGGCCATATACTAAACCCTCAGTATTGTTTGTTGAATCGAAGACAACCTATGCTTACTTAACCATCCAAAGTCCGCAGAATGAAACAGTTACCGATAAAGATGAAATTCTTGTTACCGGAGCTACCGATCTTGCGAATACTATCGAAATCAACAGTAATAAAGTTGATGTTGACCCGAATACCGGTTCATTCTCATTACCTGTAAAACTTACAAAAGGTAATAATTCAATAGTTGTTAAGGCAGTTAATCCTAATGGCGGAGAAAATTCCGTTACACTCAGAATCAAGTATGAAGTTGATTCAGTTATAGCTCTGCAATTTGATCCGTCTTTACTTAAAGATATGAGTGGCAGTTATATCATCCCTTCTTCTGAATTCGTATTGCGCGGAACAACAAACGCCTCTGCTCAGGTTCTGCTCAGATCAACGGTTCAGAATTACCACCTGAAGACCTTTAGTAATGAAAACGGGGAATTCACATTCACTCTTCAAAAGTTTACCAGGGCAGATTCGTTTTATACTACTATAGTTAGCCGTTCCGGCCACAGATCTGTATTTGCCGACCGGTTTGTTCTTGATGATGTGCAGCCGGTTATTACGTTAAGCAGCGAGCCTCCTCAATTTACCAATAAAAAAATGCTTGAAATAACAGGCTCCTGCAATAATGTCAGAACTATTGAAGTTGCTTCTGGTGAGGCAGTTATTAATGGCGAAACATTTTCGTACCGTACCGAACTCAGGCCGGGTCAGAATCAGATTGACCTGACTGCTGTTGCTCCAAATGGCAGAACCATGGTTATCAGACGGAATATATATCTTGATCTTGAAGCACCTGTTCTGGGTGCTTATAACATGACTCCGCTAAAAGTGCCTGCAGACCGTTATATTACCGTTACCATAGCTGCTACTGATATTTCAGGCTTAAAGCGGACAGCCAAACTTATCTATTCCGCCGGAGAGGATGTATTTTCAGAGACACTGCTGTATAATGATGCGGCAGGAATGTATCAGGGCAGATTTCTGGTCCGGGCAAAAACTAATACGGATTTAATTCTCAGGTCTGTTCTTCTGGAGGACTATTTTGGCAATTTCAAAGAGTACAAACTGAAATGA